In Lonchura striata isolate bLonStr1 chromosome 3, bLonStr1.mat, whole genome shotgun sequence, the sequence CATCTAGATGGGATGTGGAACATGCAGGTGGGATCACAGTGGGACTCACAGGAACATCCAGGTGGGATCCCACCGGGACGTTCCCGTGGCGATCCCGGGTTTCGTCTCTGCCCAGCTGCTGGACGAGCCCCAGTTCCGCTGCATCACCAAGATCAAGACCATCGGCAGCACCTACATGGCCGCCTCCGGAGTGACGCCCGACGCCGGCGCCGACGGATTCGGAGCCAAGGTCAGGCCGGGACCGGGACCTGGGGACGCTGGGACCGGGCCCGTCCTGCTTGTCCCCATCCTTGGCTCCCATCTCCACGTCCCAGCTCCACGTCCCATCATCTCCACCTCCATGTCCCATCTCCATgtcccatctccatctccacctccacctccatgtcccatctccatgtcccatctccatctccaccTCCGTGTCCCATCTCCATGTCCCATctcccatctccatctccatctcccatctccatctccatatCCCATCTCCATGTCCCATCTCCATCTACACCTCCATGTCCCATCTCCATgtcccatctccatctccacctccatgtcccatctccatgtcccatctcccatctccatctccatctcccatctccatctccatatCCCATCTCCATGTCCCATCTCCATGACCCATCGCCATCTCCACCTCCATGTCCCATCTCCATGTCCCATCTCCATCTACACCTCCATGTCCCATCTCCCATCTCCACCTCCATctcccatctccatctccatgtcccatctccatgtcccatctccatctccacctcccatctccatctccatctcccaTCTCCATGTCCCATCTCCATGAcccatctccatctccaccTCCATGTCCCATCTCCCATCTCCACCTCCATGTCCCATCTCCATGTCCCATCTCTATCTACACCCCCGTGTCCCATCTCCACGTCCCAtctccgtgtccgtgtcccatCTCCATGTCCCATCTTCATGTCCCATCTCCATctcccatctccatctccatatCCCATCTCCATGAcccatctccatctccacctccatgtcccatgtcccatctccacctccatctcccatctccatctccatgtcccatctccatctccatctcccatctccatctccatatCCCATCTCCATGTCCCATCTCCATGAcccatctccatctccaccTCCATGTCCCATCTCCATGTGCCCCCATCTCCAAGCCCCACCACCTGCACCTCCGTGTCCCACCTCCCGTGCCCTTGGCCGATTCCCGGGATGTCCACGCAGAAGGAGCCGCGCTCGGAGAAGGAGCGCTGGCAGCACCTGGCCGACCTGGCCGACTTCGCGCTGGCCATGAAGGTGACGCTGATGAACATCAACTACCAGTCCTTCAACAACTTCATGCTGCGCATCGGCAAGTCGGGAAcgccgggaattccgggaattccgggaattccgggaattgcGGGAATTGCGGCGTTACCCGCGCCTGTCCCCGGCAGGGATGAACAAGGGCGCCGTGCTGGCCGGGGTCATCGGGGCGCGCAAGCCCCACTACGACATCTGGGGCAACACGGTCAACGTGGCCAGCAGGATGGAGTCCACCGGGGTCATGGGCAACATCCAGGTGGGACCATGGGCAACGTCCAGGTGGGACCATGGGGAATGTCCAGGTGGGACCATGGGGAACGTCCAGGCAGGGATCATGGGGAACGATCCCGGGAACGTCCTGGTGGAAATGGCTGGGGGGATCATGGGGAACGTCCAGGTGGGACCATGGGAACATCCAGGTGGGACCATGGGGAACGTCCAGGTGGGACCATGGGGAATGTCCAGGTGGGATCATGGGAACGTCCAGGTGGGACCATGGGAACGTCCAGGTGGGACCATGGGGAACGTCCAGGTGGGACCATGGGGAACGTCCAGGTGGGATCATGGGGAACGTCCAGGTGGGATCATGGGGAACATCCAGGTGGGACCATGGGGAACGTCCAGGTGGGATCATGGGAATGTCCAGGTGGGAACATGGGGAACGTCCAGGGAATGCCCAGGTGGGATTGGGGGAACATCCAGGTGGGATCATGGGGAGCATCCAGTTGGGATCATGGGAACGTCCAGGTGGGACCATGGGGAACGTCCAGGTGGGACCATGGGGAACGTCCAGGTGGGATCATGGGGAACATCCAGGTGGGATCATGGGGAACGTCCAGGTGGGACCATGGGGAACGTCCAGGTGGGATCATGGGGAATGTCCAGGTGGGATCATGGGGAACGTCCAGGTGGGATCATGGGGAACATCCAGGTGGGACCATGGGGAATGTCCAGGTGGGACCATGGGGAACGTCCAGGTGGGATCATGGGGAATGTCCAGGTGGGATCATGGGGAACATCCAGGTGGGATCATGGGGAACGTCCAGGTGGGACGATGGGGAACATCCAGGTGGGACCATGGGGAACGTCCAGGTGGGATCATGGGGAACGTCCAGGTGGGACCATGGAGAACATCCAGGTGGGACCATGGGGAACGTCCAGGTGGGACCATGGGGAACGTCCAGGTGGGATCATGGGGAACGTCCAGGTGGGATCATGGAGAACGTCCAGGTGGGATCATGGGGAACGTCCAGGTGGGATCATGGGGAACGTCCAGGTGGGATCATGGGAACATCCAGGTGGGACCATGGGGAACGTCCAGGTGGGACCATGGGGAACGATCCCGGGAACGTCCCGGTGGGAATGGTTGGGGGAATCATGGGGAACGTCCAGGTGGGACCATGGGGAATGTCCAGGTGGGATTGGGGGAATGTCCAGGTGGGACCATGGGAACATCCAGGTGGGATCATGGGGAACGTCCAGGGAATGTCCATGTGGGATCATGGGAATGTCCAGGTGGGATCATGGGGAACATCCAGGTGGAATCATGGGGAACGTCCAGGTGGGACCATGGGGAACGTCCAGGTGGGACCATGGGGAACATCCAGGTGGGACCATGGGGAACGTCCAGGTGGGACCATGGGGAACATCCAGGTGGGACCATGGGGAACATCCAGGTGGGACCATGGGGAACGTCCAGGTGGGACCATGGGGAACATCCAGTTGGGATTGGGGGAATGTCCAGATGGGACCATGGGAACATCCAGGCGGGATCATGGGGAACGTCCAGGTGGGATCATGGGGAACGTCCAGGGAATGTCCAGGTGGGATCATGGGGAACATCCAGGTGGGACCATGGGGAATGTCCAGGTGGGACCATGGGGAACATCCAGGTGGGACCATGGGAACATCCAGGTGGGATCATGGGGAACGTCCAGGGAATGTCCATGTGGGATCATGGGAACGTCCAGGTGGGATCGGGGGAATGTCCAGGTGGGACCATGGGAACGTCCAGGTGGGACCATGGGGAACGTCCAGGTGGTGGGATCATGGGGAATGTCCAGGTGGGACCATGGGGAACATCCAGGTGGGATCATGGGGAATGTCCAGGTGGGATCATGGGGAACATCCAGGTGGGATCATGGGGAACGTCCAGGTGGGATCATGGGGAACATCCAGGGAATGTCCAGGTGGGATCATGGAAATGTCCAGGTGGGACCATGGGGAACGTCCAGGTGGGATCATGGGGAACGTCCAGGTGGGATCATGGGGAACATCCAGGGAATGTCCATGTGGGATCATGGAAATGTCCAGGTGGGATCATGGGAATGTCCAGGTGGGATCATGGGGAACGTCCAGGTGGGACCATGGGGAACGTCCAGATGGGATTAGGGGAATGTCCAGGTGGGATCATGGGGAATGTCCAGGTGGGATCATGGGGAACGTCCAGGTGGGACCATGGGGAATGTCCATGTGGGATCATGGGGAACGTCCAGGGAACATCCAGGTGGGACCATGGGGAACGTCCAGGTGGGATCATGGGGAACGTCCAGGTGGGATCATGGGGAACATCCAGGTGGGATCATGGGGAACATCCAGGTGGGATCATGGGGAACGTCCAGGTGGGATCATGGGGAACGATCCCGGGAACGTCCcggtgggaagggctggggggaTCATGGGGAACGTCCAGGTGAGACCATGGGGAACGTCCAGGTGGGATCATGGGGAACATCCAGGTGGGACCATGGGGAATGTCCAGGTGGGACCATGGGGAACGTCCAGGTGGGATCATGGGGAACGTCCAGGCAGGGATCATGGGGAACGATCCCGGGAACGTCCTGGTGGAAATGGCTGGGGGGATCATGGGGAACGTCCAGGTGGGACCATGGGGAACGTCCAGGGAATGTCCATGTGGGATCATGGGAATGTCCAGGTGGGATCATGGGGAACATCCAGGTGGAATCATGGGGAACGTCCAGGTGGGACCATGGGGAACGTCCAGGTGGGACCATGGGGAACGTCCAGGTGGGACCATGGGAACATCCAGGTGGGACCATGGGGAACGTCCAGGTGGGATCATGGGGATCGATCCCGGGAACGTCCTGGTGGGAATGGCTGGGGGGATCATGGGGAACGTCCAGGGAACATCCAGGTGGGACCATGGGGAACGTCCAGGTGGGATTCCCGCTTTTCCCTTGGGCCATTCCCGCTTTTCCCCTGGAtcattccctcttttcccccgggccattcctgcttttcccGCTCTCCCGCAGGTGGTGGAGGAGACGCAGCAGATCCTGAAGGAGTTCGGCTTCCGCTTCGTGCGCCGCGGCGCCGTCTTCGTCAAGGGCAAGGGGGAGCTCCTGACCTTCTTCCTGAAGGGCCGCGAGAAGCCGGGAGCGCTCCCGGGATCCGCCGCCGTCCCGCTGCCCCACCAGGTGCTGGAGACCTCCTGAGGGTCCCTCGGGAATGTCCACCCGCGCTCCCCCTTCCCGCCGCTTTTTTGGGacggttgtttgggtttttcggGGTTTTATCCCgtggaaaagagggaaaggcGGATCCcgggttttttccccccccccgGGGGATTTTTCCTCGCCGCGGGAATCCCGGActcggagcggcggcggcgatTCCGGGAGATCCAAACTCAGGGACGGTTGGGAGGACTCGGCGGGGGCGGATCCGGGGTTTTCCCGGGGATTCCTCCCGAATTGGAGAGGTCGGATCCGGGTTGGAAGTGGGGGAGGACGGGAGTTGTGTATTCCAGATCCATAAATTGTATCGGAGAAGCCTGGGTCCGTGTTtgtgccccgcggccgggatcgggatcgggatcgggatcgggatcgggatcgggattgggattgggatcaggagtGGGATCGGCatcgggattgggattgggatcggaaTCGGAATCGGAatcgggattgggattgggatcgggatcggcatcgggattgggattgggatcggaatcgggattgggattgggatcgggatcgggatcaggattgggattgggatcggaatcgggattgggattgggatcgggatcgggatcgggatcaggattgggattgggatcggcaTCGGcatcgggatcgggatcaggatcgggatcgggatcgggattgggatcgggattgggatcaggatcgggatcaggatcgggattgggattgggattgggattgggattgggattgggattgggattgggatcgggatcgggatcagcatcgggatcgggatcaggattgggatcgggatcgggatcgggatcaggattgggattgggatcggcaTCGgcatcgggatcgggatcgggatcgggatcgggatcgggattgggatcgggattgggatcaggatcgggatcaggatcgggatagggatcgggattgggatcgggattgggattgggattgggattgggattgggatcgggatcgggatcagcatcgggatcgggatcaggattgggatcgggatcgggatcgggattgggatcgggattgggatcgggattgggatcaggattttGATTGGTATGaagattgggattgggatcaggatcgtgatcgggattgggatcaggattgggatcgggattgggatcaggatttggaTTGGTATGaagattgggattgggatcaagATCGGGATCTGGATTGGGAtagggatcaggatcaggataaagtttgggattgggattgggaccAATATCAGGATCGTgatcgggattgggatcaggattgggatcaggatcaaGACTGGGATCGGGATCAAGGTTGGGATTGGGATCGAGATCAGAATTTGGATTGGTATGaagattgggattgggattgggattgggattgggattgggattgggatcaggattgggatcgggattgaGATCAGAATTTGGATTGGTATGaagattgggattgggattggtacgaagattgggattgggattgggattgggattgggattgggatagGGATTTTGATTGAGATCaagattgggattgggatcgggattgggatcaggatcaggatgaAGATTcggattgggatcaggatcaggattgggatggggatCAAGATCAGGTTTGAGATCGGGATCAGAAATGGGATCAGGATTGGAATCGGAATCATGATTGGAATCAGGATCGAGATCAGAATcaggattgggatcgggattaggattgggatggggatggagactGGGACcaggatcgggatcaggattgggattgggattagGGATCGGGGTCTGGGTCAGGATGGGAAccaggattgggatcaggattgggatcgGGGATATGGATCAGCAcagggatcaggatcaggattggaaccaggattgggatcaggatcaggatcgggGATCTGGATCAGAATCGGGATCAGGGTCAGGACCAGGaccaggatcaggatcaggatcgggGTCTGGGTCAGGATGGGAAccaggattgggatcaggattgggattgggatcggggaTATGGATCAGCACAGGGATCAGGATCGGGGTCAGGATCAGGATTGGAAccaggattgggatcaggatcaggatcgggGATCGGGATCAGGGTCAGGACCAGGATCAGGATCGGGGTCTGGGTCAGGATGGGAAccaggattgggattggggatcgggatcaggattgggaatgggatcagggatcTGGATCAGCACCAGGGATCAGGATCTGGATGGGAATCGAGATCGGAAGCAGAACCAGAATCATACAcgggatcaggattgggattAGGATTGGGATCAAGATGGGAAGCGGAatcgggattgggattgggatcatgATCAGGATTaggatcaggattgggattggggatcgggatcaggatcgggGTCAGGATCGGGGTCAGGATCGGAACCAGGGATTggggatcgggatcaggatcggggtcaggatcaggattgggattggggatcGGGATCAGaattgggatcgggatcaggatcaggatcaggatcggAACCAGGGATTGGGATCGTGATTAGAATCGGGAATTTGGATCAGGGTTTGGATCAGGATtaggattgggatcgggattggggattgggatCAGAATCAggatcaggaatgggatcaggattgggatcaggattaggattgggatcgggattggggGGGGATCAGGATTGGAACCAGGATTtggatcaggattgggatcaggatcgggatcgggatcgggatcatGATCAGaatcgggatcgggatcagggtCGGGGTCAGGATCAAGATCAGGATCAAGATCAGGATCAGGGTCAGGATTAGGACCAGGATTGGGATTAGGGATCGGGGTCAGAatcgggaatgggatcgggatcgggatcaggattgggattAGGGATCGGTATctggattgggattgggattggggatttggatcaggatcaggattgggGTTGGGATCAGAAGCAGGAACAAAATCATAattcaggatcaggatcaggattaGGATCGTGATTGGAAGcaggatcgggatcgggatcatGATCAGAatcaggattgggatcaggattgggatcgggatcgggatcaggatcaggatcaggatcaggatcaggatcaggatcaggatcaggatcaggaatgggatcaggattaggatcgggattgggattgggattgggattgggattgggattgggattgggatcgggatcaggattGGGACCAGGATCCGGATCAGGATCCggatcaggattgggattggggatcGGGATCAGAATTGGGAATGGGACCAGGATctggatcaggatcaggattgggatcgCGACCAGAACTGGGAATcggatcaggatcgggatcaggattGGGGTTGGTGCCCATGGAATTTTGGAGCTCGGAGCATTCCCGGATTTGGGATCGGCTCCGACGGGAGCAGCGGAATTCCaaatccccattcccaaatcccatcctggTTTTTTTCCCGGGATAACGGGAGGGGCTCCAGAGCTTTTCCAAGGGGATTTGGAGGGATCCTGGaatggctgggatgggatccatggatctgaaatcccatcccattccaagGTTTCCCAGGGGAATTCCAAGAATTCCCAGGGATTCTTCAGGAATTCCCGCCAGGttgggaattccttcccaaattccatttcctcttttccccgGGAATTCCCGCCATTCCCAGCCTGGGAttggatccatccccatcccagctcctctccgggaaggaattttgggaattccctgggaattcgGGATTCTCTTTTCCATCTCCaaattccataaaaatcccTCGGGATGAATTccagaatcctggaattccaTTGTTGGGATCCATGGATCTTCcatcccaccccaatcccaatcccacgATCCTGGAATTTCCCAACTTTTCCTTGGCCATTCCCAGAGATTCTCAGGGAATTccaaccccaaatttccccaaatgttgggaattccttcccaaaattcctcccttttcccatgGAAATCCATTCCCTGCACCCCGTCCTTGTTTTTCCCGTGGAAAacttcccagaattcccaaccTGGGAATTCCAACTCATCCCAAAAATTCACCCTCCAACCCTTTCCCGACCCaaattcccgttttttccccttcccagcGCTCTCATccgtagcttttttttttttttttttttgggaattttccatCCCTCCTTTACAATATTTCCAAGAATTCCCAACCGGGATCCGCCCCAATTCCAAGAACTCCCAAACCCGGGAATTCCCGCCCGAGAATCCCGGGATTTTTTATTAGGAAGGATGAAGCGCTAAGGGGACGCTACGGGGGCCGCGAATCCCGGGGGATTTCCCCGGATTTTCCGGGAATTTTTCCCCGTGGGATTTTCccgggattttttttctgggattttcccGGGATTTTTCCCATCACTGCCCATCCTTGGCGAAACTCTTCCCGATGGCGTTCTTGAAGAGTGTCACCAACGGCGTCCGGATCCGCTCCGAGCTCATAAATCCGCCGTAACGCTTCTCCTTCCGGGAATCCcacgggaattccgggaattcttcctcctcctcctcggatGATTCTCCCCTGCGGAATTCCGGGCGGGAATTCTCCTCCGATTCCTCCTCGGCTCCGTTGGGGTAGACCTTGACGGGTCTCCTCTTGCGCCCGACGGGTTTTCCCCAGCGGAAGTGCTCCATGGAATAGGAGCGCTTCCCGTCCTCGGCCTCGTCGGAAAAGCGGGAAGAGCCGGCAATTCCCGCCGTTTTCCCGGCCAGCTCCTCCCGTTTCCCGGGATGCGAGGCGTCCTGCCAGCTCCAGCGGAAGCGCCGGAGGCCCTCGGAGAGCGGCCGGGATTGGCCCTTCCCGGGAAAAAGCGGCGGCTCCGAGGAAATCCCGGGACAGGCCTGCAAGGGCGACGGCGGGACGGAATTCCCAcgtttttttggggattttttagggattcagacccaaaaaatccaacagCAAATCCCCACTCCCAAATCCCGatgtttttgggggggttcgttcccaaatttccccgttttttgggatttcgttcccaaatttccccgtttttgggaaatttttgggatctcattcccaaatcctgatgtttTGTGGGATTTCGTTCCCAAATTTCCCCGTTTTTTGGGATTtgattcccaaattttccaattttttgggatttcattcccaaatcccacaaagTTTCGGGATTtgattcccaaatttccccatttttgagATTTGGTTTAAGCCTGGAATGGCAAAAATGATGGGAATTGCAggacagaattcccaaattttttggggggatttttagggattcagacccaaaaaatccaacagAAAATCCCCACTCCCAAATCCCGACGTTTTTGGGGGGTTCGTTCCCAAATTTCCccgttttttgggatttggttcccaaattttccaattttttgggatttcattcccaaatcccacaaagTTTCGGGATTtgattcccaaattttcctgtttttgggatttccttcccaaatttccccatttttggaaTTTGGTTTAAGCCTGGAATGGCAAAAATGACGGGAATTGTGGGacggaattcccaaatttttttgggggatttttagggattcagacccaaaaaatccaacagAAAATCCCCACTCCCAAATCCCGacgtttttgggggggttcgttcccaaatttccccgttttttgggatttgattcccaaatttccccgtTTTTGGGATCTCATTCCCAAATCCCGACGTTTTGTGGGAATTCGTTCCCAAATTTCcctgttttttgggatttcattcccaaattcccccatttttgggaaatttttgggATCTCATTCCCAAATCCCGACGTTTTGTGGGATTTCGTTCccaaattttcctgttttttgggatttgattcccaaattttccaattttttgggatttcattcccaaattcccccatttttgggaaatttttgggatctcattcccaaatcctgacGTTTTATGGGGTTTcgttcccaaatttccccattttttgggatttgattcccaaattttccagttttttgggatttcattcccaaatttccccatttctgGGAAATTTTTGGGATCtcattcccaaatcctgacgttttgtggggttttgttcccaaatttccccattttttttggATTTGGTTTAGGCCTGGAATGGCAAAAATGATGGGAATTGCAggacagaattcccaaattttttggggggatttttagggattcagacccaaaaaatccaacagAAAATCCCCACTCCCAAATCCCGAcgtttttggggaggtttgttcccaaatttccccgttttttgggatttgattcccaaatttccccatttttgggatcTCATTCCCAAATCCCGACGTTTTGTGGGAATTCGTTCCCAAATTTCCCCgttttttgggatttcattcccaaattcccccatttttgggaaatttttgggatctcattcccaaatcccgacgtttttgggggggttcgttcccaaatttccccgttttttgggatttggttcccaaattttccaattttttgggatttcattcccaaatcccacaaagTTTCGGGATTtgattcccaaattttcctgtttttgggatttccttcccaaatttccccatttttggaaTTTGGTTTAAGCCTGGTATGGCAAAAATGACGGGAATAGTGGGACGGAATTCCCacgttttttttgggattttttagggattcagacccaaaaaatccaacagAAAATCCCCACTCCCAAATCCCGacgtttttgggggggtttgttcccaaatttccccattttttgggatttgattcccaaatttccccatttttgggatcTCATTCCCAAATCCCGACGTTTTGTGGGAATTCGTTCCCAAATTTCCccgttttttgggattttgttccCAAATTCCCCCGTTTTTGGGATCtcattcccaaatcctgacGTTTTGTGGGGTTTCgttcccaaatccctcaaatttttgggatttcattcccaaattcccccattttttgggaaatttttggaATCTCATTCCCAAATCCCGACATTTTGTGGGAATTCGTTCCCAAATTTCcctgttttttgggatttgattcccaaattttcctattttttgggatttcattcccaaatcccacaaagTTTCGGGATTtgattcccaaattttcctggttttgggATTTcgttcccaaatttccccattttttgggattttatctCAAACCCCTCAATTTTTTAGGAATTTGAGTATTTAATCCCAAAATAATCCCtgggaaaattcc encodes:
- the POMC gene encoding pro-opiomelanocortin; its protein translation is MGPRLLLPLLGLLLAPGGAVPACPGISSEPPLFPGKGQSRPLSEGLRRFRWSWQDASHPGKREELAGKTAGIAGSSRFSDEAEDGKRSYSMEHFRWGKPVGRKRRPVKVYPNGAEEESEENSRPEFRRGESSEEEEEEFPEFPWDSRKEKRYGGFMSSERIRTPLVTLFKNAIGKSFAKDGQ